In Etheostoma spectabile isolate EspeVRDwgs_2016 chromosome 20, UIUC_Espe_1.0, whole genome shotgun sequence, the following are encoded in one genomic region:
- the LOC116670163 gene encoding interferon alpha-inducible protein 27-like protein 1 isoform X2, translated as MGLLTFAALGGGVGAVVAAPVVLGVVGALGFTSGGIAACSYAAGMMSTAAVANGGAVAAGSTVALLQAVGAAGLSGTATAAVAGAGAGVGAGVGATVGWLAAIII; from the exons ATGGGACTTT TAACGTTCGCCGCTCTAGGAGGAGGAG TAGGTGCTGTGGTTGCAGCTCCTGTTGTTCTGGGAGTTGTTGGAGCCTTAGGTTTCACCTCAGGTGGAATAGCAGCCTGCTCCTATGCTGCCGGCATGATGTCGACTGCTGCAGTGGCTAACGGAGGAGCCGTGGCAGCAGGAAGTACAGTGGCTCTTTTGCAGGCAGTAG GAGCAGCTGGTCTGTCAGGAACTGCCACTGCAGCTGTagctggagctggagctggagTTGGAGCTGGAGTTGGAGCAACAGTGGGATGGCTGGCTGCCATAATCATCTAA
- the LOC116670163 gene encoding interferon alpha-inducible protein 27-like protein 2A isoform X1, with protein sequence MGLLTFAALGGGAVGAVVAAPVVLGVVGALGFTSGGIAACSYAAGMMSTAAVANGGAVAAGSTVALLQAVGAAGLSGTATAAVAGAGAGVGAGVGATVGWLAAIII encoded by the exons ATGGGACTTT TAACGTTCGCCGCTCTAGGAGGAGGAG CAGTAGGTGCTGTGGTTGCAGCTCCTGTTGTTCTGGGAGTTGTTGGAGCCTTAGGTTTCACCTCAGGTGGAATAGCAGCCTGCTCCTATGCTGCCGGCATGATGTCGACTGCTGCAGTGGCTAACGGAGGAGCCGTGGCAGCAGGAAGTACAGTGGCTCTTTTGCAGGCAGTAG GAGCAGCTGGTCTGTCAGGAACTGCCACTGCAGCTGTagctggagctggagctggagTTGGAGCTGGAGTTGGAGCAACAGTGGGATGGCTGGCTGCCATAATCATCTAA